CTACCCACAGGAACTCTATCGGTAATGAACTTACATGCTGACCCTACGGAAATGTATAATCACTTTATAAATATGAAAATATCATTCGTTGATATCCTTTTTATGGATTTAACCTATGATAATTTTGATAGATTTGTAACACCAAACATAAAACACTCAATGTCAGATTGGTACATGCAATTGTTTGACCTATGGTTTCACAACAAAGAACACACGTATTTTAAATTTAGACTATTTGATGATTTTATAGGAAATATTTTAGGGGGAAATACCTCTGCCGATTTTGTTGGTACGGCAGATAAAAGTATTTTGGTTTTAGAAACTAATGGCGACTTAGAGCCCGTCGATTCATTAAAAATTTGCGGAGATTCTTTTACTAAAAGAGATTATAATGTAAGTAAAAATAAGCTATCGGACTTAAACAACAATGACCTTATCTTATTATATCACAAAAGCGGTACGTTTTTACCTAAAAAGTGCTTAGCATGTCCAGTAAAAGAACTGTGTGGAGGTGGTTATCTAACGCATCGTTATAGTGCAAAAAACGGCTTTAATAATCCTTCAGTATATTGTAATGATCTATTGCGATTAATTACCCATATACAAAATAAAATAGTAGATGAAATGCCAGAGGATTACAGAAAAAGTAGTAATATACAGAAATTAACTTACGAAAATGCCCTTCAGATTATTGAAGAAACATTACCCACTATAGAAGAGCCAAAATATATTGAATTTTTAGAAAGTTTTAAAAAAGAAGAAAAAGAATATGTATAAAAAACCCTTTGCTTTTATAAAACAGTTGGATAGTCAAGATTGTAGTTTTGCCTGCCTAAAAATGGTTGGTAAAAGTTATAATAAAGAATTTAATATTGACAATGATACTATTTTAAACTCTAATATAATAAAGCAAGGTATTCTAGTCAGTGATGTAGATACAAATGCGAAAAAACTTGGGTTTGAGACCCTTTTAGTAGATATAGACCTTGAAGGAATAATTCAAAACGCACCTCTTCCTGCCATATTTCAATGGAATCAAAATCATTTTGTAACCGTTTACAAAATAACGAGTAATAAAATTTATGTAGCAGATCCAGCTTTTGGTAAAACGACATATTCAAAAAAAGATTTTTTAAAAGGATGGACACAAGGTAGAGGGAATGGCATTGCACTACTGTTAGAACCAACAGATAAAATTTACAACTATAAAAAAAAAACAATAAAAGAAAAAAAGGTCGATTTAAAATATATAACTAGATATTTAAAAAAGCATAAAAAACAATTTTTTTTAATATCGCTTACACTACTACTATCTTCGTGTATAGAACTAGTTTTCCCTTTTTTTACGCAAAAAATAATAGATAAAGGAGTCGCTTTTAAAGATATCAATTTTATTTACATGGTTCTTATTGCGCAAATATTCGTTTTTATAAGTAGAATTAGTTTAGAATATTATAGGTCATGGTTATTTATTCATATCAGTAGTAGAATTAGCTTATCCATTATTTCTGATTTTCTAATAAAAATGATGAAATTACC
This portion of the Olleya sp. Bg11-27 genome encodes:
- a CDS encoding radical SAM protein, producing MKIDNIVVKIASRCNINCKYCYMYNHEDLSYLKQPKFISEEVTTQFIDRLIENSRANDINQYSICLHGGEPMLMGKKRIKQFISHFDRLKEEEIAVQFSMQTNGILIDDEWCDLFKELNISVGISLDGPKEVNDIYRVDHNEKGTFDRVIDGINIMRKNKLPTGTLSVMNLHADPTEMYNHFINMKISFVDILFMDLTYDNFDRFVTPNIKHSMSDWYMQLFDLWFHNKEHTYFKFRLFDDFIGNILGGNTSADFVGTADKSILVLETNGDLEPVDSLKICGDSFTKRDYNVSKNKLSDLNNNDLILLYHKSGTFLPKKCLACPVKELCGGGYLTHRYSAKNGFNNPSVYCNDLLRLITHIQNKIVDEMPEDYRKSSNIQKLTYENALQIIEETLPTIEEPKYIEFLESFKKEEKEYV